One genomic region from Microcella humidisoli encodes:
- a CDS encoding glycoside hydrolase family 13 protein, which produces MTLGRLAAEPHHDGSALYVSTAHPELGQSVQVRLRIPVEYGAVSAVRTRSNPDHEPRFAEARRLGPAAADSPTGVEWWQAEVLVQNPVHGYRFLIERADGRVDWLSNGGLSDIETRDDDDFRLITYPPAPAWGAEAVMYQVFPDRFARSAAADARPLPEWAEPAEWDDEPIFRGPSTPRQFYGGDLDGIVEHLDHLERLGVTLLYLTPVFPGRSNHRYDAHTFDEVDPLLGGDAALARLTAAAHERGIRVMGDLTSNHSGDAHEWFRASHGQPGTPESDFYYWLDDEQRDYESWLGVASLPKLNWNSPELRRRFIEGPESVVARWLRPPYALDGWRIDVANMTGRFGEDDLNEAVRRTIRQTMIDVNPDTLLLAEYTNDAAKDLSGDGWHGAMTYASFTRPVWAWLSEPGPVDWFFGIPYPAMPQYTAEQVYHAHRRFTAAMPWRTRIHTMNALDTHDTARFAGRARPGTVPVAAGLSMTLPGIPVIFAGDELGATGENGEHSRTTMPWHRLDEHAERIELYAQLVRLRREHPALSHGGLRWLHVDAESLVFVRESQQESVLVLAARGDVDVRLAESAISGPAQRLLGSATLEGARIRSTGTAFTAWSLPGVAPPV; this is translated from the coding sequence GTGACGCTCGGCCGACTCGCGGCCGAGCCGCACCACGACGGCTCGGCGCTCTACGTCTCGACCGCGCATCCCGAGCTCGGGCAGTCGGTGCAGGTCCGGCTCCGCATCCCCGTCGAGTACGGAGCGGTGTCGGCCGTGCGCACGCGGTCGAACCCCGACCACGAGCCGCGCTTCGCCGAGGCGCGGCGGCTCGGCCCGGCCGCCGCCGACTCCCCGACGGGCGTCGAGTGGTGGCAGGCCGAGGTGCTCGTGCAGAACCCCGTGCACGGCTACCGGTTCCTGATCGAGCGGGCTGATGGCCGCGTCGACTGGCTCAGCAACGGCGGGCTCAGCGACATCGAGACGCGCGACGACGACGACTTCCGGCTCATCACCTACCCGCCCGCCCCCGCCTGGGGTGCCGAGGCGGTCATGTACCAGGTGTTCCCCGACCGGTTCGCGCGATCGGCCGCCGCCGACGCGCGGCCGCTGCCCGAGTGGGCCGAACCGGCGGAGTGGGACGACGAGCCCATCTTCCGGGGTCCGTCGACGCCACGGCAGTTCTACGGCGGCGACCTCGACGGCATCGTCGAGCACCTCGATCACCTCGAGCGGCTCGGCGTCACGCTGCTCTACCTGACCCCCGTGTTCCCGGGCCGCTCGAACCATCGCTATGACGCGCACACCTTCGACGAGGTCGACCCGCTGCTCGGCGGCGACGCCGCGCTCGCGCGGCTCACGGCGGCGGCGCACGAGCGCGGAATCCGCGTCATGGGCGACCTCACGAGCAATCATTCGGGGGATGCCCACGAGTGGTTCCGCGCGAGCCACGGTCAGCCCGGCACTCCCGAGAGCGACTTCTACTACTGGCTCGACGACGAGCAGCGCGACTACGAGTCGTGGCTCGGTGTGGCGAGCCTGCCCAAGCTCAACTGGAACTCGCCCGAACTGCGCCGCCGGTTCATCGAGGGCCCCGAGTCGGTCGTCGCCCGTTGGCTGCGGCCGCCCTACGCGCTCGACGGGTGGCGCATCGACGTCGCCAACATGACCGGGCGCTTCGGCGAAGACGACCTCAACGAGGCGGTGCGGCGCACCATCCGGCAGACCATGATCGACGTCAACCCCGACACCCTGCTGCTCGCCGAGTACACGAACGACGCCGCGAAAGACCTCAGCGGAGACGGCTGGCACGGTGCCATGACCTACGCAAGCTTCACGCGCCCCGTCTGGGCATGGCTCAGCGAGCCCGGCCCCGTCGACTGGTTCTTCGGAATCCCGTACCCCGCTATGCCGCAGTACACGGCCGAGCAGGTCTATCACGCCCACCGCCGGTTCACGGCGGCGATGCCGTGGCGCACGCGCATCCACACCATGAACGCGCTCGATACGCATGACACCGCCCGGTTCGCGGGCCGCGCGCGACCCGGAACGGTGCCCGTCGCTGCGGGCCTCTCGATGACCCTGCCCGGCATTCCCGTCATCTTCGCCGGCGACGAGCTCGGCGCCACCGGGGAGAACGGCGAGCACTCGCGCACGACCATGCCGTGGCACCGCCTCGACGAGCACGCCGAGCGCATCGAGCTCTACGCGCAGCTCGTTCGACTGCGTCGCGAGCACCCAGCGCTCAGCCACGGCGGCCTGCGGTGGCTGCACGTCGACGCCGAGAGCCTCGTCTTCGTGCGCGAGTCGCAGCAGGAGTCGGTGCTCGTGCTCGCCGCGCGCGGCGACGTCGACGTGCGGCTCGCGGAGAGCGCGATCAGCGGACCCGCGCAGCGCCTGCTGGGGTCGGCGACGCTCGAGGGAGCGCGCATCCGATCGACCGGAACGGCCTTCACGGCCTGGTCGCTGCCGGGAGTAGCGCCGCCCGTCTAA
- a CDS encoding sugar ABC transporter permease: MTSVDTTPTRVIPERRRRGLWFWFRDTGWRHLIGVVMLVFAAFPLLYVLSASLNPTGTLVGSNTLFRTIDFGNYVELFQLPQQPYAAWFLNTMVIGLVAAAGTVFLGALAAYAFSRMRFRGRRVGLLTLLLVQMFPQILGVVAIFLLLSGIGEVFPQIGIGTQAGLVLVYLGGALGVNTYLMYGFFNTVPVSIDEAAKIDGASHARIFFTIILRLVAPILAVVGLLSFIATSSEFVIASIVLTDPQTQTLAVGLYQFVAQETSSNWTLFSAGAVLAAIPVMALFLYLQKYIIGGLTAGSVK, from the coding sequence ATGACGAGCGTCGACACCACCCCCACCCGCGTCATTCCGGAGCGCCGGCGCCGCGGACTCTGGTTCTGGTTCCGCGACACCGGCTGGCGCCACCTCATCGGCGTCGTCATGCTCGTGTTCGCGGCCTTCCCGCTGCTCTACGTGCTCTCGGCCTCGCTCAACCCGACGGGCACGCTCGTCGGGTCGAACACCCTGTTCCGCACGATCGACTTCGGCAACTACGTCGAGCTGTTCCAGCTGCCGCAGCAGCCGTACGCCGCGTGGTTCCTCAACACCATGGTCATCGGCCTGGTCGCCGCCGCGGGCACGGTGTTCCTCGGAGCGCTCGCGGCCTACGCGTTCTCGCGCATGCGCTTCCGCGGCCGGCGCGTCGGGCTGCTCACGCTGCTGCTCGTGCAGATGTTCCCGCAGATCCTCGGCGTCGTCGCGATCTTCCTGCTGCTCTCGGGCATCGGCGAGGTCTTCCCGCAGATCGGCATCGGCACCCAGGCGGGCCTCGTGCTCGTCTACCTCGGCGGCGCGCTCGGCGTGAACACCTATCTCATGTACGGCTTCTTCAACACGGTCCCCGTGTCGATCGACGAGGCCGCCAAGATCGATGGCGCGAGCCACGCGCGCATCTTCTTCACGATCATCCTGCGTCTCGTCGCGCCCATCCTCGCCGTCGTCGGCCTGCTGTCGTTCATCGCGACCTCGAGCGAGTTCGTCATCGCCTCGATCGTGCTCACCGACCCGCAGACCCAGACGCTGGCGGTGGGGCTCTACCAGTTCGTCGCGCAAGAGACGTCCTCGAACTGGACGCTCTTCTCGGCCGGCGCGGTGCTCGCCGCCATCCCGGTCATGGCACTGTTCCTGTACCTGCAGAAGTACATCATCGGCGGGCTCACGGCCGGCTCGGTCAAGTGA
- a CDS encoding ABC transporter permease subunit, with translation MSIPPSVTAAAAPPPAPAGTLRASRRPSSLRGTLITIGVLSVIDAIAVFGLFMLFLQESWIPFGVVLAVTVIVNWIYLRPGWLPAKYLTPGLLFLAVFQIFVVVYSGYIAFTNYGDGRNGTKDDAIETILLTAQQRVPDSPAYRLTVLDQFGEYFFLVTDPEGEVLLGSADQPLAPVSGFGTDSTGRADSLPGFTTLTFGDLLGNQAAITELAVPLSDDPNDGALRTPDGSNAYLYLSTLSYDAATDTFTDTTGTVFRDGGDGAFVSDAGRELIPGWTITVGFDNFVTAFTTDNIRGPLISVTIWTFAFAILSVATTFALGLFLAIVFNKPTMRGKKVYRLIMILPYAFPGFLSGLVWLGLFNQDFGYINQVLFGGASIPWLTDPWLAKFSVLFVNLWLGFPYMFLICTGALQSIPEELTEAATVDGAKPWAVFRLIKFPLLLVSVAPLLISSFAFNFNNFNIIYMLTGGGPRDVTAGVDAGATDILITLVYKVAFGEGTGRDYGLASAFAILIFFIVATVSIISFRQTKVLEELN, from the coding sequence ATGAGCATCCCCCCCTCGGTGACGGCCGCCGCTGCTCCGCCGCCCGCCCCCGCCGGCACCCTGCGCGCATCCCGCCGCCCCTCGAGCCTGCGCGGCACCCTCATCACGATCGGTGTGCTGAGCGTCATCGATGCGATCGCCGTCTTCGGCCTCTTCATGCTCTTCCTGCAGGAGTCGTGGATCCCCTTCGGCGTCGTGCTCGCCGTCACCGTGATCGTCAACTGGATCTATCTGCGTCCCGGCTGGCTGCCGGCCAAGTACCTCACGCCGGGGCTCCTGTTTCTCGCCGTGTTCCAGATCTTCGTCGTCGTCTACAGCGGCTACATCGCCTTCACGAACTACGGCGACGGCCGCAACGGCACCAAGGACGACGCGATCGAGACGATCCTGCTGACCGCCCAGCAGCGCGTCCCCGACTCGCCCGCCTACCGCCTCACCGTGCTCGACCAGTTCGGCGAGTACTTCTTCCTCGTCACCGACCCCGAGGGCGAGGTGCTGCTCGGCTCGGCTGACCAGCCGCTCGCGCCCGTGTCGGGCTTCGGCACCGACTCGACGGGCCGCGCCGACTCGCTGCCCGGCTTCACGACCCTGACCTTCGGAGACCTGCTCGGCAACCAGGCGGCCATCACCGAGCTCGCGGTGCCGCTCAGCGATGACCCCAATGACGGCGCCCTGCGCACGCCCGACGGCAGCAACGCCTACCTCTATCTGTCGACGCTCTCGTACGACGCGGCGACCGACACCTTCACCGACACGACGGGCACGGTCTTCCGCGACGGTGGCGACGGCGCCTTCGTGAGCGACGCCGGGCGCGAGCTCATTCCGGGCTGGACGATCACGGTCGGCTTCGACAACTTCGTCACGGCCTTCACGACCGACAACATCCGCGGACCGCTCATCAGCGTGACGATCTGGACCTTCGCCTTCGCGATCCTGTCGGTGGCCACGACCTTCGCTCTCGGGCTCTTCCTCGCGATCGTCTTCAACAAGCCCACCATGCGGGGGAAGAAGGTCTACCGGCTCATCATGATCCTGCCGTACGCCTTCCCCGGCTTCCTCTCGGGGCTCGTCTGGCTCGGTCTCTTCAACCAGGACTTCGGCTACATCAACCAGGTGCTCTTCGGCGGCGCGAGCATCCCCTGGCTCACCGACCCCTGGCTCGCCAAGTTCAGCGTGCTGTTCGTCAACCTCTGGCTCGGCTTCCCGTACATGTTCCTCATCTGCACGGGGGCGCTGCAGTCGATCCCCGAAGAGCTCACCGAGGCGGCGACCGTCGATGGGGCGAAGCCCTGGGCGGTGTTCCGGCTCATCAAGTTCCCGCTGCTGCTCGTCTCGGTCGCCCCGCTGCTGATCTCGTCGTTCGCCTTCAACTTCAACAACTTCAACATCATCTACATGCTCACGGGCGGCGGGCCGCGCGATGTCACCGCGGGGGTGGATGCGGGCGCCACCGACATCCTCATCACGCTCGTCTACAAGGTGGCCTTCGGTGAGGGCACGGGGCGCGACTACGGCCTCGCGAGCGCCTTCGCCATCCTCATCTTCTTCATCGTCGCGACGGTCTCGATCATCAGCTTCCGTCAGACCAAGGTTCTCGAGGAGCTGAACTGA
- a CDS encoding sugar ABC transporter substrate-binding protein — MKVTSRSLMMTGAMAAATAIVLAGCSAAEPEAPQFEGSLTVWVDADRAGVLEDIATQFEEERGVTVELVTKEFCAIRDDFITQAPTGNGPDIIVGAHDWLGKLVQNGVVAPLELGDKAAEFQEVAVTAMSYEGQNYGLPYSVENIAMLRNVDLVSEVPATFDDLIAAGEASGAEYPFLVGLDPNAADPYHLYPLQASFGAPVFEITADGTYDPTALALGNEGGEAFAVKLAEWGAAGILNTNISGDIAREEFVAGKSPFFLTGPWNLPAIQEAGINYSIDPIPSAGGETASPFVGVQGFFISARSENTLAANEFLVNYIGTEAVQTALYEVGGRAPALLTAFEAAKSNADVAAFGEVGAEGNPMPNVPAMDVVWSDWGSTEVAIINGQGDPVELWRAMVASIQSKIDG, encoded by the coding sequence ATGAAGGTGACATCACGCAGCCTGATGATGACGGGAGCGATGGCCGCCGCGACGGCGATCGTCCTCGCCGGATGCTCTGCCGCCGAGCCCGAGGCTCCGCAGTTCGAGGGATCGCTGACCGTCTGGGTCGACGCTGACCGCGCCGGCGTGCTCGAAGACATCGCCACGCAGTTCGAAGAGGAGCGCGGCGTGACCGTCGAGCTCGTCACGAAGGAGTTCTGCGCGATCCGCGACGACTTCATCACGCAGGCGCCCACCGGCAACGGCCCCGACATCATCGTCGGCGCGCACGACTGGCTCGGCAAGCTCGTGCAGAACGGCGTCGTCGCGCCGCTCGAGCTCGGCGACAAGGCCGCCGAGTTCCAGGAGGTCGCGGTGACCGCCATGAGCTACGAGGGCCAGAACTACGGCCTGCCGTACTCGGTCGAGAACATCGCTATGCTGCGCAACGTCGACCTCGTCTCCGAGGTTCCCGCCACGTTCGACGACCTCATCGCCGCGGGCGAGGCCTCGGGCGCCGAGTACCCCTTCCTCGTGGGCCTCGACCCCAACGCCGCCGACCCGTACCACCTGTACCCGCTGCAGGCCTCGTTCGGCGCCCCCGTCTTCGAGATCACGGCCGACGGCACCTACGACCCGACCGCGCTCGCGCTCGGCAATGAGGGCGGCGAGGCCTTCGCCGTCAAGCTCGCCGAGTGGGGTGCCGCGGGCATCCTCAACACGAACATCTCGGGCGACATCGCCCGCGAGGAGTTCGTGGCCGGCAAGTCGCCGTTCTTCCTGACCGGCCCGTGGAACCTCCCGGCCATCCAGGAGGCGGGCATCAACTACTCGATCGACCCGATCCCCTCGGCCGGTGGCGAGACCGCGTCGCCGTTCGTGGGCGTGCAGGGCTTCTTCATCAGCGCTCGCAGCGAGAACACCCTCGCGGCCAACGAGTTCCTCGTGAACTACATCGGCACCGAGGCCGTTCAGACCGCGCTCTACGAGGTCGGCGGCCGCGCTCCCGCGCTGCTCACGGCGTTCGAAGCCGCGAAGTCGAACGCCGACGTCGCCGCGTTCGGCGAGGTCGGTGCCGAGGGCAACCCCATGCCCAACGTTCCCGCGATGGACGTCGTGTGGTCGGACTGGGGCTCGACCGAGGTCGCGATCATCAACGGCCAGGGCGACCCGGTCGAGCTGTGGCGCGCCATGGTGGCCAGCATCCAGTCGAAGATCGACGGCTAA
- a CDS encoding glycoside hydrolase family 13 protein → MPHNTTTPSARAVDHSVAAEPGAEWWRSAVIYQIYPRSFADASGDGIGDLAGITGRLPALRELGIDAVWLSPFFRSPQRDAGYDVSDYCDVDPIFGSLADFDALRDRAHELGLRVIVDLVPNHCSSDHPWFQEALAAGPGSPERDRFMFREGKGEHGELPPNNWQSIFGGNAWTRITEADGTPGPWYLHIFDTSQPDFNWKNPWVWEQFRQILRFWLDRGVDGFRVDVAHGLMKKEGLPDIVQVAEAGGLADAISAPDEVPYWAQPEVHEVYRDWHQVLAEYEGDRVLCAEAWVEPLAKAALWVRPDEMHQAFNFSYLGTPWEAERLRSVIDESIAAFTAVGAPSTWVLSNHDVVRHTSRYGLGTYGAAPASGIGPKSADKPDDVLGLQRGRAATALMLSLPGSAYLYQGEELGLPEVIELDDHVREDPTFYRTNGEVYGRDGCRVPIPWETAGPAFGFSASGESWLPQPDRFARFARDVQQGDPASTLELYRAALALRAEHGLGTGSVQWLEGFADDVVALRNGTVIVIANVGAHPVPLPAGELLLASGPLTDGAVPSDTTVWIAAS, encoded by the coding sequence ATGCCTCACAACACGACTACGCCGTCGGCGCGCGCCGTCGACCACAGCGTCGCGGCCGAGCCCGGCGCCGAGTGGTGGCGCTCTGCCGTCATCTACCAGATCTACCCCCGCTCGTTCGCCGACGCGAGCGGCGACGGCATCGGCGATCTCGCCGGCATCACCGGGCGCCTTCCCGCCCTGCGCGAGCTCGGTATCGACGCCGTGTGGCTCTCGCCCTTCTTCCGCTCGCCGCAGCGCGACGCCGGCTACGACGTGAGCGACTACTGCGATGTCGACCCGATCTTCGGCTCGCTCGCCGACTTCGACGCGCTGCGCGACCGCGCCCACGAGCTGGGCCTGCGCGTCATCGTCGACCTCGTGCCGAACCACTGCTCGAGCGACCACCCGTGGTTCCAGGAGGCGCTCGCCGCTGGCCCGGGCTCGCCGGAGCGCGACCGCTTCATGTTCCGCGAGGGCAAGGGTGAGCACGGCGAGCTGCCGCCGAACAACTGGCAGTCGATCTTCGGCGGCAACGCCTGGACACGCATCACCGAGGCCGACGGCACCCCCGGGCCCTGGTACCTGCACATCTTCGACACCTCGCAGCCCGACTTCAACTGGAAGAACCCCTGGGTGTGGGAGCAGTTCCGCCAGATCCTGCGCTTCTGGCTCGACCGCGGCGTCGACGGCTTCCGCGTCGACGTGGCGCACGGCCTCATGAAGAAGGAGGGGCTGCCCGACATCGTGCAGGTGGCCGAGGCCGGCGGCCTCGCCGATGCGATCTCCGCCCCCGACGAGGTTCCCTACTGGGCGCAGCCCGAAGTGCACGAGGTGTACCGCGACTGGCACCAGGTGCTCGCCGAGTACGAGGGCGACCGCGTGCTGTGCGCCGAGGCGTGGGTCGAGCCCCTCGCGAAGGCCGCGCTCTGGGTGCGACCCGACGAGATGCACCAGGCCTTCAACTTCAGCTATCTCGGCACGCCGTGGGAGGCCGAGCGCCTGCGCTCGGTGATCGACGAGTCGATCGCCGCCTTCACGGCGGTGGGGGCGCCGAGCACCTGGGTGCTCTCGAACCACGACGTCGTGCGCCACACGAGCCGCTACGGTCTCGGCACCTACGGTGCTGCGCCCGCGAGCGGCATCGGGCCGAAGTCGGCCGATAAGCCCGACGACGTGCTCGGGCTGCAGCGCGGCCGCGCCGCGACGGCGCTCATGCTGAGCCTGCCCGGGAGCGCCTACCTCTATCAGGGCGAAGAGCTCGGCCTTCCCGAGGTCATCGAGCTCGACGACCACGTGCGCGAAGACCCGACCTTCTACCGCACCAACGGCGAGGTCTACGGGCGCGATGGATGCCGAGTGCCGATCCCGTGGGAGACCGCCGGGCCGGCGTTCGGCTTTAGCGCCTCGGGCGAGAGCTGGTTGCCCCAGCCCGACCGCTTCGCCCGGTTCGCCCGCGACGTGCAGCAGGGGGATCCTGCGTCGACGCTCGAGCTCTATCGTGCGGCGCTCGCGCTGCGGGCCGAGCACGGCCTCGGCACCGGATCGGTGCAGTGGCTCGAGGGCTTCGCCGATGACGTCGTGGCGCTGCGGAACGGCACCGTGATCGTCATCGCCAACGTGGGCGCGCATCCGGTGCCGCTGCCCGCGGGCGAACTGCTGCTCGCGAGCGGGCCGTTGACCGACGGCGCCGTGCCGAGCGACACCACGGTCTGGATCGC